A window of the Streptomyces sp. NBC_00250 genome harbors these coding sequences:
- a CDS encoding response regulator produces MGVAVNRYFRGVTRGWVPRTGQKWVKPGRSRSGRPTLVRVSGVSGRVLVVDDNKVIRQLIRVNLELEGFEVVTAADGAECLDVVHRVRPDVVTLDVVMPRLDGIKTAERLRADPRTSHLPVAIISACGEHEVSGGAASGVDAFLAKPFEPSELVRVVRQLMHRERRERPEAAGPDGPDGGEEPAAVDGRPDPRHAGSTTGPHQ; encoded by the coding sequence GTGGGAGTGGCTGTGAACAGGTATTTCCGGGGTGTCACCAGGGGCTGGGTCCCCCGCACGGGTCAGAAGTGGGTAAAACCCGGACGCAGCCGTTCGGGGCGGCCTACTCTCGTTCGTGTGTCAGGCGTGTCCGGTCGGGTGCTCGTTGTCGACGACAACAAGGTGATCCGGCAGTTGATCAGGGTCAATCTCGAACTCGAGGGGTTCGAGGTCGTGACCGCGGCCGATGGTGCCGAGTGTCTGGATGTCGTACATCGGGTTCGTCCTGATGTCGTCACCCTGGACGTCGTCATGCCCCGCTTGGACGGGATCAAGACGGCCGAGCGGCTACGTGCCGATCCGCGGACCAGTCATCTGCCGGTCGCGATCATCAGCGCCTGCGGTGAGCACGAGGTCTCCGGTGGGGCCGCCTCCGGCGTCGACGCCTTCCTCGCCAAGCCCTTCGAGCCCTCCGAGCTCGTGCGCGTCGTACGTCAGTTGATGCACCGCGAGCGGCGCGAGCGGCCGGAGGCGGCCGGGCCGGACGGGCCGGACGGGGGAGAGGAGCCGGCCGCAGTCGACGGCCGGCCAGACCCCCGACACGCCGGGAGCACCACCGGCCCGCACCAATGA
- a CDS encoding DUF4231 domain-containing protein, producing the protein MASSSPLLTIDQRIIELEAEVSATHFSKRWALAWIGLGNPLLIGAIVAGNMLIDFSKPGSGRPALNTLGTIVTIISILLSVAFWNVNRSFERAKTVELLQAQAERRSLEVATETEAATSQPFQEYYRSIPDLRDEYRKSAERYRSRHNLFQLTVIVGSILTSVSTTAAAEQGIWSWIAVGLSALVSISAGVIAYFKFRERSLNLQQTADSIDQEVQAYSLRIRRYRNLAPDEASSAFAEELERIREEQRKKELQLEQPPEAVSQQRPHSL; encoded by the coding sequence ATGGCCAGCTCATCGCCACTACTGACTATCGACCAGCGCATTATTGAACTGGAAGCCGAAGTTTCGGCTACGCACTTCTCCAAAAGATGGGCCCTTGCCTGGATCGGCCTTGGTAACCCTCTCTTGATCGGCGCAATCGTAGCCGGAAATATGCTGATCGACTTCTCCAAGCCGGGCAGCGGGCGACCCGCACTGAACACTCTCGGGACGATCGTAACGATCATATCGATCCTCCTTTCCGTGGCATTCTGGAATGTCAACCGGTCCTTCGAGCGCGCCAAGACCGTCGAGCTGCTACAAGCTCAAGCAGAACGGAGATCTCTCGAAGTCGCCACGGAAACTGAAGCAGCCACGTCTCAACCATTCCAGGAGTATTATCGCTCCATTCCGGATCTTCGCGACGAGTACAGGAAGAGCGCGGAGAGGTATCGCAGCCGCCACAATCTATTCCAACTCACAGTGATCGTCGGGTCTATCCTCACATCCGTCAGCACGACAGCCGCTGCCGAGCAGGGCATCTGGAGCTGGATCGCTGTCGGCCTAAGCGCCCTAGTAAGCATCTCGGCCGGAGTCATTGCCTACTTTAAGTTTCGTGAACGCAGCCTAAATCTTCAGCAGACCGCGGACTCGATAGATCAGGAAGTGCAGGCTTACAGCCTCAGGATTCGGCGCTACAGAAATCTTGCACCCGACGAAGCATCTTCGGCCTTCGCAGAAGAGCTCGAAAGAATTCGAGAAGAGCAAAGAAAGAAGGAGCTTCAGCTGGAACAGCCACCGGAGGCCGTTTCACAGCAGAGGCCCCATTCTCTCTAG
- a CDS encoding tyrosine-type recombinase/integrase yields MTHRKTSTTTGAHNSGRPPVSEAATLSTDVRVWKVSQVRSKKAPYQLRWKVAGRVKTASFATVTLAESRRSELWQAMRKGEAFDAETGLPESELRAAAAKENQRPDPSWWEFSREYMASRWRTAAAKTREGLADSLATVALAMAEAGKKAPQPEEIRLAMRWAVVPAHDEEDPPRELAVACQWLQHRSLRLSALMDPKVVRDVQYRLSFKLDDTPAAGETYKRRRRGFNTAMEYAIECGYLEENPLHGLKRSGPTKGDVVDPRVLVNPVQGAELLTAVSYVGSVHRNRGRRLVAFFACQLYAAMRPAEAVGLREKDCHLPDTGWGTLTLRETRPVSGKRWTDSGERHDKRGLKSRAPKADRPVPIPPLLVMMLRAHIAEFGVAKDGRLFANERGGVLGTSSYWRVWQEARPLALPSEKVDSPLAHRPYDLRHTCITNWLNAGVPVAEVARRAGNSPEVIHRRYEGCLDGQEDRYNRKIDEGMGWVAR; encoded by the coding sequence GTGACCCACCGCAAGACCAGCACGACGACGGGCGCCCACAACAGTGGGCGCCCGCCCGTTTCCGAAGCCGCCACACTCTCCACCGACGTCAGGGTGTGGAAGGTCAGCCAGGTACGCAGCAAGAAGGCTCCGTACCAACTCCGTTGGAAGGTCGCCGGCCGGGTGAAGACGGCCAGCTTCGCCACGGTCACCCTCGCCGAGAGCCGCCGCTCCGAACTGTGGCAGGCGATGCGAAAGGGCGAAGCTTTCGATGCCGAGACCGGGCTCCCGGAGTCCGAACTCCGGGCCGCGGCCGCGAAGGAGAACCAGCGCCCCGACCCGTCGTGGTGGGAGTTCAGCCGCGAGTACATGGCGAGCCGCTGGCGCACGGCGGCGGCCAAGACGCGGGAAGGCCTCGCCGACAGTCTCGCTACGGTGGCGCTCGCGATGGCGGAGGCTGGGAAGAAGGCGCCGCAGCCGGAGGAGATCCGACTCGCGATGCGGTGGGCGGTCGTTCCGGCGCACGATGAGGAGGACCCGCCGCGCGAGCTGGCTGTGGCCTGCCAGTGGCTTCAGCACCGTTCGCTCCGGCTGTCGGCCCTCATGGACCCGAAGGTGGTCCGGGATGTGCAGTACCGGCTTTCCTTCAAGCTGGACGACACTCCGGCGGCGGGGGAGACGTACAAGCGCCGGCGTCGCGGCTTTAACACGGCGATGGAGTATGCGATCGAGTGCGGGTATCTGGAGGAGAACCCGCTCCACGGACTCAAGCGCTCTGGTCCCACGAAGGGCGACGTCGTCGACCCCCGAGTTCTGGTGAACCCCGTCCAGGGTGCCGAGCTGCTGACGGCGGTCTCGTACGTAGGCTCCGTCCACCGCAACCGCGGTCGCCGCCTGGTCGCGTTCTTTGCCTGCCAGCTCTACGCGGCGATGAGGCCGGCCGAGGCCGTCGGTCTCAGAGAGAAGGACTGCCACCTCCCCGACACCGGATGGGGAACCCTCACGCTGAGGGAGACCCGCCCGGTGTCCGGAAAGAGGTGGACGGACTCGGGGGAACGCCACGATAAGCGCGGTCTCAAGTCCCGGGCGCCGAAGGCGGATCGCCCGGTCCCGATCCCGCCCCTCCTGGTCATGATGCTCCGCGCCCACATAGCGGAGTTCGGCGTGGCAAAGGATGGCCGGCTCTTCGCAAATGAGCGTGGCGGGGTCCTCGGGACCTCCAGCTACTGGAGGGTCTGGCAGGAGGCCCGCCCGCTCGCTCTCCCATCCGAAAAGGTCGACTCCCCATTGGCGCACAGGCCGTACGACCTCAGGCACACGTGCATCACGAACTGGCTCAATGCCGGAGTTCCGGTGGCTGAGGTCGCCCGCCGGGCGGGAAACTCGCCGGAGGTTATTCACCGTAGGTACGAGGGCTGCCTTGACGGCCAAGAGGATCGATACAACAGGAAGATCGACGAGGGTATGGGTTGGGTGGCACGCTGA
- a CDS encoding helix-turn-helix transcriptional regulator → MLTIDQVVEEIGVPRATFYRWRQLKKGPRSIKLPNGSVRIRRSELERWIETLEDAA, encoded by the coding sequence ATGCTCACCATCGACCAGGTCGTGGAGGAGATCGGAGTACCCCGCGCGACCTTCTACAGGTGGCGTCAGCTGAAAAAGGGCCCCAGGTCGATCAAGCTCCCGAACGGCTCCGTCCGCATCCGCCGCTCCGAGCTGGAGCGCTGGATCGAGACCCTGGAGGACGCAGCGTGA
- a CDS encoding DUF3987 domain-containing protein, with amino-acid sequence MTPEPAHGQYAPVVPLHSVPDGTERMAPHDREAEQAVVGALMLAPGVIGDVNGSMDPADHYVPAHETIHRAILALHAQGQPVDPITLGHHLEQTGELVSAGGRPYLHTLIQAVPSTANATYYAEIVHDLARRRRSIEVGTRIVQAGMSAEATEDDLREALALGAATVPAAWPEPIPLDRQPKLPPFPVDALPGWVSDFVVALAEETQTPVDLAGALALSVLATAAGGRAVVQVRGRWREPTNLFVVVALGPANRKSAVFAAMTAPLYEAENTLVEGSHLTIVEAEVTARMAREAADKAAAQAAKAEGPERDNLVAEAIGLAQTAESLTVPPRPRLLADDATPETVTTLLAEQGGRLAVMSAEGGIFDIIAGRYSGVPNMEVFLKGHAGDRLRVDRRTRQEFIEAPALTMGLAVQPSVLEDIGKNRGFDGRGLLARFLYCLPESLVGYRKIDPDPVPPAVGATYERNVFALTLKLADWTDPLVVQVGPEADAALVAYAERIEPQLRAKGGRLGHIGKWAGKVIGATARIAGLLHLADHIDGGTNKPISAATMQSAIELADYFTAHALSVFDLMGADATLARARTLLSVLEDNGWESVSRRDLFSKVSRSAFPTVAELEPAAAVLEDHGYIRIETPPRTGKRGRPPAPRYFIHPCARGARA; translated from the coding sequence ATGACACCTGAGCCTGCCCATGGGCAGTACGCCCCCGTGGTGCCGCTGCACAGCGTGCCCGACGGCACGGAGCGGATGGCACCGCACGACCGGGAAGCCGAACAGGCCGTCGTCGGCGCACTCATGCTCGCGCCCGGCGTCATCGGCGACGTGAACGGCTCGATGGACCCGGCCGACCACTACGTGCCCGCCCACGAGACGATCCACCGCGCGATCCTCGCCCTGCACGCCCAGGGCCAGCCCGTGGACCCGATCACCCTCGGGCACCACCTGGAGCAGACCGGCGAACTCGTCAGCGCGGGCGGCCGGCCCTACCTCCACACCCTCATCCAGGCCGTGCCCTCCACGGCCAACGCCACCTACTACGCCGAGATCGTCCACGACCTCGCCCGGCGCCGCCGGAGCATCGAGGTAGGCACCCGCATCGTCCAGGCCGGCATGTCGGCCGAGGCCACCGAGGACGACCTCCGCGAGGCTCTCGCGCTCGGCGCCGCGACCGTCCCGGCCGCGTGGCCGGAACCGATCCCGCTGGACCGGCAGCCGAAGCTGCCGCCGTTCCCCGTCGATGCCCTCCCCGGCTGGGTCTCGGACTTCGTCGTTGCGCTCGCCGAGGAGACCCAGACGCCGGTGGACCTCGCGGGCGCCCTCGCTCTCTCCGTCCTCGCGACCGCGGCCGGAGGCCGGGCCGTCGTCCAGGTGCGCGGGCGGTGGCGCGAGCCCACGAACCTCTTCGTTGTCGTCGCCCTCGGCCCGGCCAACCGGAAGTCCGCCGTCTTCGCAGCCATGACCGCCCCGCTCTACGAGGCGGAGAACACGCTCGTGGAGGGCTCCCACCTCACGATCGTGGAGGCCGAGGTCACCGCCCGCATGGCCCGCGAGGCCGCCGACAAGGCTGCCGCTCAAGCCGCCAAGGCGGAGGGCCCCGAGCGGGACAACCTGGTGGCCGAGGCAATCGGCCTCGCCCAGACCGCCGAGTCCCTGACTGTGCCGCCGCGCCCGCGGCTCCTCGCGGACGACGCCACCCCCGAGACCGTCACCACTCTGCTCGCCGAGCAGGGTGGCAGGCTCGCGGTCATGTCCGCCGAGGGCGGCATCTTCGACATCATCGCCGGGCGGTACTCCGGCGTCCCCAACATGGAGGTCTTCCTCAAGGGCCACGCCGGCGACCGGCTGCGCGTCGACCGCCGGACCCGTCAGGAGTTCATCGAGGCCCCCGCGCTCACCATGGGGCTCGCCGTCCAGCCCAGCGTCTTGGAGGACATCGGCAAGAACCGCGGCTTCGACGGCCGCGGCCTGCTCGCCCGCTTCCTCTACTGCCTGCCGGAATCCCTGGTCGGCTACCGGAAGATCGACCCGGACCCCGTCCCGCCCGCCGTTGGTGCGACGTACGAGCGGAACGTTTTCGCTCTCACGCTCAAGCTCGCGGACTGGACCGATCCCCTCGTGGTTCAGGTGGGCCCCGAGGCCGATGCCGCCCTGGTCGCGTACGCCGAGCGCATCGAGCCGCAGCTCCGGGCTAAGGGCGGACGCCTCGGGCACATCGGCAAGTGGGCAGGCAAGGTCATCGGCGCCACGGCCCGCATCGCCGGGCTGCTCCACCTGGCCGACCACATCGACGGCGGCACCAACAAGCCCATCAGCGCGGCGACCATGCAGTCCGCGATCGAGTTGGCGGACTACTTCACCGCCCACGCTTTGAGCGTCTTCGATCTCATGGGGGCGGACGCCACCCTCGCCCGCGCCCGTACCCTCCTGTCGGTCCTGGAAGACAACGGCTGGGAGAGCGTCAGCCGACGCGACCTGTTCAGCAAGGTCTCGCGCTCCGCCTTCCCCACGGTCGCCGAGCTGGAGCCCGCCGCCGCCGTCCTGGAGGACCACGGCTACATCCGGATCGAGACCCCGCCCCGGACCGGCAAGCGAGGCCGTCCCCCGGCGCCCCGCTACTTCATCCACCCCTGCGCCCGAGGGGCTCGGGCGTGA